The Mycobacterium sp. 3519A genome contains a region encoding:
- a CDS encoding MFS transporter yields MSDTPTIAAGSWRELLGPRNLGASTVLAGGVALYATNEFLTISLMPSAVADIGGQRYYAWVTTVYLVASVVAATTVHSLLLRLGPRWAYLLGLSVFGVGSLACAVAPTMEILLAGRAVQGAAGGLLAGLGYAVINTALPSSLRTKASALVSAMWGVGTLVGPAAGGLFSQFSSWRWAFGMLVVLTAAMAVLVPVALPARDSAEVDRAHTPIPVWSLLLLGAAALAVSVAGIPHDWRATAALLALGAALVVTFVYVDRRLPAAVLPPSTFGSGPLKWIYLTLGVLMAATMADMYVPLFGQHLAQLTPVAAGFLGAGLAVGWTVGEISSASLRDNRVIVRTVAVAPLVMATGLALAALTQYDGASTALVAVWAVALLITGVGVGIAWPHLSAWAMSCVDDPAEGPAAAAAINTVQLICGAIGAGLAGVVVNMQAATDATASSLLFGVFAVLAAIGCVASYRSGRGQAATVLPASR; encoded by the coding sequence GTGAGTGACACCCCGACGATCGCTGCAGGCAGCTGGCGTGAACTGCTCGGCCCGAGGAACCTCGGTGCGTCCACCGTGCTGGCCGGTGGGGTGGCGTTGTACGCGACGAACGAGTTCCTCACCATCAGCCTGATGCCCAGTGCGGTCGCCGACATCGGCGGCCAGCGTTACTACGCGTGGGTGACGACGGTGTATCTGGTCGCCTCGGTGGTGGCCGCCACCACCGTGCATTCACTACTGCTGCGGCTCGGTCCACGGTGGGCATACCTGTTGGGGCTCAGCGTGTTCGGCGTGGGCAGCCTCGCCTGTGCGGTGGCGCCCACCATGGAGATTCTGCTCGCGGGCCGCGCGGTCCAGGGCGCGGCGGGCGGCCTGTTGGCCGGACTCGGCTACGCGGTCATCAACACCGCGCTGCCGAGTTCACTGCGGACCAAGGCGTCGGCGCTGGTGTCCGCGATGTGGGGAGTCGGAACCCTGGTCGGGCCTGCGGCCGGCGGTCTGTTCTCCCAATTCAGTTCCTGGCGTTGGGCTTTCGGCATGTTGGTGGTGCTCACCGCGGCCATGGCGGTGCTGGTCCCCGTCGCATTGCCCGCTCGGGACAGCGCCGAAGTGGATCGGGCGCACACGCCGATTCCAGTGTGGTCGCTGCTTCTGCTCGGCGCCGCCGCGCTCGCGGTCAGCGTGGCAGGCATTCCGCACGATTGGCGTGCGACGGCGGCGCTGTTGGCCCTCGGCGCCGCGCTGGTGGTCACTTTCGTCTACGTCGACCGGCGTCTGCCCGCGGCAGTGCTACCGCCGAGCACCTTCGGTTCCGGGCCGTTGAAGTGGATTTACCTGACGCTCGGGGTTTTGATGGCCGCGACGATGGCCGACATGTATGTGCCCTTGTTCGGTCAGCACCTCGCGCAACTCACGCCGGTGGCGGCCGGATTCCTCGGCGCCGGCCTCGCGGTCGGGTGGACTGTCGGCGAAATCAGCAGCGCATCGCTGCGTGACAACCGGGTGATCGTTCGAACCGTGGCGGTTGCACCGCTGGTGATGGCGACGGGGCTTGCGCTGGCCGCGTTGACGCAATACGACGGCGCGTCGACCGCGCTGGTCGCGGTATGGGCGGTTGCGCTGTTGATCACCGGCGTGGGCGTGGGCATCGCGTGGCCGCACCTGTCGGCATGGGCGATGAGTTGCGTCGATGACCCCGCCGAAGGGCCCGCGGCGGCCGCGGCCATCAACACCGTCCAATTGATCTGCGGTGCGATCGGCGCGGGACTGGCCGGCGTCGTGGTCAACATGCAAGCCGCGACCGATGCGACGGCGAGTTCGCTGTTGTTCGGTGTGTTCGCCGTCCTGGCAGCCATCGGGTGCGTGGCGTCCTACCGCTCGGGCCGTGGCCAGGCCGCGACGGTCTTACCCGCATCGAGGTAG
- the uvrB gene encoding excinuclease ABC subunit UvrB, translating into MAFATEHPVLAHSEYRAVDEIVRTGGRFEVVSQYAPAGDQPAAIDDLERRIKAGERDVVLLGATGTGKSATTAWLIERLQRPTLVMAPNKTLAAQLANELREMLPHNAVEYFVSYYDYYQPEAYIAQTDTYIEKDSSINDDVERLRHSATSSLLSRRDVVVVASVSCIYGLGTPQSYLDRSVELQVGQEVPRDALLRLLVDVQYTRNDMAFTRGSFRVRGDTVEIIPSYEELAVRIEFFGDEVEALYYLHPLTGDIVRKVDSLRIFPATHYVAGPERMAQAISTIEAELEERLAELEGQGKLLEAQRLRMRTNYDIEMMRQVGFCSGIENYSRHIDGRPAGSAPATLLDYFPEDFLLVIDESHVTVPQIGGMYEGDISRKRNLVDFGFRLPSAIDNRPLTWEEFADRIGQTVYLSATPGPYELSQAGGEFVEQVIRPTGLVDPKVVVKPTKGQIDDLIGEIRKRAEADERVLVTTLTKKMAEDLTDYLLEMGIRVRYLHSEVDTLRRVELLRQLRLGDYDVLVGINLLREGLDLPEVSLVAILDADKEGFLRSTRSLIQTIGRAARNVSGEVHMYADNITESMREAIDETERRRAKQIAYNEEHGIDPKPLRKKIADILDQVYREADDVEVGGSGRNASRGRRAQGEPGRAVSAGIVEGRDTSNMPRAELADLIKDLTEQMMAAARDLQFELAARFRDEIADLKKELRGMDAAGLK; encoded by the coding sequence ATGGCTTTCGCTACCGAACATCCCGTGCTTGCGCACTCGGAGTATCGCGCCGTCGACGAGATCGTGCGGACCGGCGGTCGCTTCGAGGTGGTCAGCCAGTACGCACCCGCGGGTGATCAGCCGGCGGCCATCGACGACCTGGAGCGCCGGATCAAGGCGGGGGAGCGCGACGTGGTGCTCCTGGGTGCCACCGGTACCGGCAAGTCGGCCACCACGGCATGGCTGATCGAGCGGCTGCAGCGGCCCACCCTGGTGATGGCGCCCAACAAGACGCTGGCCGCGCAGCTCGCGAACGAACTGCGAGAGATGTTGCCGCACAACGCTGTCGAGTACTTCGTGTCCTACTACGACTATTACCAGCCCGAGGCGTACATCGCGCAGACCGACACGTACATCGAAAAGGACAGCTCGATCAATGACGACGTCGAGCGGCTGCGGCACTCGGCGACGTCGAGCCTGCTGTCCCGTCGCGACGTGGTGGTGGTCGCATCGGTGTCCTGCATCTACGGCCTCGGCACGCCGCAGTCGTACCTCGACCGGTCGGTCGAACTGCAGGTCGGGCAGGAGGTGCCCCGCGACGCATTGCTCCGCCTGCTCGTCGACGTCCAGTACACCCGCAACGACATGGCGTTCACCCGCGGTTCGTTCCGCGTCCGGGGTGACACCGTCGAGATCATCCCGTCCTACGAAGAGCTCGCGGTCCGCATCGAGTTCTTCGGTGACGAGGTCGAGGCGCTGTACTACCTGCACCCGCTGACCGGCGACATCGTCCGCAAGGTCGACTCGCTGCGGATTTTCCCGGCCACCCACTACGTGGCGGGTCCCGAGCGGATGGCGCAGGCGATCTCGACCATCGAGGCCGAACTCGAAGAGCGGTTGGCCGAACTCGAAGGTCAGGGCAAGCTGCTCGAGGCGCAGCGGCTACGGATGCGCACCAACTACGACATCGAGATGATGCGCCAGGTCGGGTTCTGCTCGGGCATCGAGAACTACTCGCGCCACATCGACGGCAGGCCGGCGGGTTCGGCGCCGGCCACCCTGCTGGACTACTTCCCCGAGGATTTCCTGCTCGTCATCGACGAGTCACACGTGACCGTGCCGCAGATCGGCGGCATGTACGAAGGCGACATCTCCCGTAAGCGGAATTTGGTGGACTTCGGTTTCCGGCTGCCGTCGGCCATCGACAACCGCCCGCTGACGTGGGAGGAGTTCGCCGACCGCATCGGGCAGACGGTCTACTTGTCGGCCACGCCAGGGCCGTACGAACTCAGCCAGGCCGGGGGCGAGTTCGTCGAACAGGTGATCCGCCCGACCGGCCTCGTCGACCCGAAGGTGGTCGTCAAACCGACCAAGGGCCAGATCGACGACCTGATCGGCGAGATCCGCAAGCGCGCCGAAGCCGACGAGCGGGTGCTGGTCACCACGCTGACCAAGAAGATGGCCGAAGACCTGACCGACTACCTGCTCGAGATGGGCATCCGGGTGCGGTATCTGCATTCGGAAGTGGACACGTTGCGCCGCGTCGAATTGCTGCGTCAGCTGCGACTCGGTGACTACGACGTGCTGGTCGGCATCAACCTGCTGCGCGAAGGTCTCGACCTGCCCGAGGTGTCGCTGGTGGCGATCCTCGACGCCGACAAGGAAGGGTTCCTGCGGTCGACCCGCAGCCTGATTCAGACCATCGGTCGCGCCGCCCGCAACGTATCGGGCGAGGTGCACATGTACGCCGACAACATCACCGAGTCGATGCGCGAGGCCATCGACGAGACGGAGCGCCGCCGCGCCAAGCAGATCGCGTACAACGAGGAGCACGGCATCGATCCGAAGCCGTTGCGCAAGAAGATCGCCGACATTCTCGACCAGGTGTACCGCGAGGCCGACGACGTCGAAGTGGGCGGCTCCGGCCGCAACGCCTCTCGCGGCCGTCGCGCGCAGGGGGAGCCCGGTCGGGCGGTCAGTGCGGGCATCGTCGAGGGCCGCGACACCTCGAACATGCCGCGGGCCGAGCTGGCCGATCTGATCAAGGACCTGACCGAGCAGATGATGGCGGCCGCGCGGGACCTGCAATTCGAGTTGGCCGCCCGCTTCCGGGATGAGATCGCCGACTTGAAGAAGGAACTGCGCGGTATGGACGCCGCGGGTCTCAAATAA